From the Leifsonia sp. AG29 genome, one window contains:
- a CDS encoding YeiH family protein, translating to MTPSPAQPRPPLGWLPGVAVAGLATALAWTVHWLLPAIPLLTAAVVLGIVVGQLPAARPALVGPLAAGLSVSSKRLMRIGVVLLGLKLSLGDIARLGWVTILSTVLVVVIAFAGTFWIGRLMRLPGHEPLLLATGFSICGASAIGAMSGVVRPKDEEQATPVALVTLCGTLAIFVLPLLWRPLGLDAVQFGHWVGAGVHDVGQVVATAQIAGPAALAVAIVVKLTRVLTLAPMVAIASVVERRRHVAGDPTVKRPPIVPLFVAGFVAAVLLRTFVPLPPAVTGAADSLQTVLLAMALFGLGTAVRLRTLLSKGWRALVTGLASWVLIAALALAAVWLTAAAG from the coding sequence GTGACCCCCAGCCCCGCGCAGCCCCGTCCGCCGCTGGGCTGGCTCCCCGGGGTCGCGGTCGCGGGACTCGCGACCGCGCTCGCCTGGACGGTCCACTGGCTGCTGCCCGCCATCCCGCTGCTGACCGCCGCGGTCGTGCTGGGGATCGTCGTCGGTCAGCTCCCCGCCGCCCGTCCCGCCCTCGTCGGTCCACTCGCGGCCGGCCTGTCGGTCAGCTCCAAGCGCCTGATGCGGATCGGCGTCGTCCTCCTCGGCCTCAAGCTGAGCCTCGGCGACATCGCGCGCCTCGGCTGGGTGACCATCCTCAGCACGGTGCTCGTCGTGGTGATCGCGTTCGCCGGGACCTTCTGGATCGGACGGCTGATGCGCCTCCCCGGGCACGAGCCGCTCCTCCTCGCGACCGGGTTCTCCATCTGCGGCGCCTCGGCGATCGGCGCCATGAGCGGGGTGGTCAGGCCGAAGGACGAGGAGCAGGCCACGCCGGTGGCCCTCGTGACCCTGTGCGGAACGCTCGCGATCTTCGTGCTCCCTCTTCTGTGGCGCCCCCTCGGGCTGGACGCCGTGCAGTTCGGGCACTGGGTCGGCGCGGGCGTCCACGACGTCGGCCAGGTCGTCGCCACCGCGCAGATCGCCGGGCCGGCAGCGCTGGCGGTCGCGATCGTCGTCAAGCTGACCCGTGTGCTCACGCTGGCGCCGATGGTCGCGATCGCTTCCGTGGTCGAGCGCCGGCGCCACGTCGCGGGCGACCCGACGGTGAAGCGGCCTCCGATCGTCCCGCTCTTCGTCGCCGGATTCGTGGCAGCGGTGCTGCTGCGAACCTTCGTCCCGCTCCCTCCCGCCGTGACCGGTGCGGCCGACTCCCTCCAGACGGTCCTGCTGGCCATGGCCCTCTTCGGGCTCGGGACGGCGGTGCGGCTGCGAACGCTCCTGAGCAAGGGCTGGCGCGCGCTCGTCACCGGACTGG